A part of Onthophagus taurus isolate NC chromosome 7, IU_Otau_3.0, whole genome shotgun sequence genomic DNA contains:
- the LOC111413738 gene encoding pinin — protein MATEILKSFGTLQSELEQARSSLKGVDESIKRLIGRDPSDVTPRALAIKRSSQPDDIRGVRQRGSTTTIRRPFNHENDEPINKRRSSVFKRLSDKPNNQYDEEELKQPQKQMISKIIVTPKEIPSRQEALAAQNKDEKSKARNRRMFGALLGTLQKFQQEETKLKSKEDKRAQLEKKIEEHEIREKAEIKKERQELFFNRKKKQAEIRMIELKMTRMKEYSLWEERQKPRMHFIQTKAKPQICYLPRKLNEVNKTALEECKNEIEKMIDKKRQDVFDDLQQIEERMKKNFEKKGKDVKQSETQDELEGDDDKHHEDLYDEEINDVLSSEVNIINNEDENKDEEKTNGKEETVDVNDESKEANVENVMEDKGHQKVEISQNIDDACVKEIIEKDDVNESMEVQLEN, from the exons ATGGCTACagagatattaaaatcattcggaACTTTGCAATCCGAATTAGAACAGGCAAGATCAAGTTTAAAAGGTGTAGATGAAAGTATAAAACGATTAATTGGTAGAGACCCATCAGATGTAACACCCAGAGCGTTAGCTATAAAAAGATCATCACAACCAGACGATATACGCGGAGTGAGACAAAGAGGTTCAACAACCACAATACGAAGACCTTTTAATCATGAAAACGATGAGCCGATTAATAAACGGAGAAGTTCGGTTTTTAAGCGTCTCTCAGATAAACCAAATAATCAATATGACGAGGAAGAGCTTAAACAACCTCAAAAACAGATGATAAGTAAGATTATAGTTACTCCAAAAGAAATTCCGAGTCGACAGGAAGCTTTAGCAGCCCAAAATAAAGATGAAAAATCAAAGGCGAGAAATCGAAGGATGTTTGGAGCGCTGTTAGGTACGCTGCAAAAGTTCCAACAGGAAGAGACTAAATTGAAATCGAAGGAGGATAAGCGAGCTcaattagaaaagaaaatcgAAGAACATGAAATTAGGGAGAAAgcggaaattaaaaaagaaaggcAAGAATTGTTTTTTAACCGGAAAAAGAAACAAGCCGAGATTAGAatgattgaattaaaaatgaccAGAATGAAAGAGTATTCATTATGGGAGGAACGACAAAAACCAAGGATGCATTTTATTCAAACCAAAGCTAAACcacaaatttgttatttaccaagaaaattaaatgagGTGAATAAAACAGCTTTGGAAGAatgtaaaaatgaaattgaaa aaatgaTTGATAAAAAACGTCAAGATGTTTTTGATGATCTTCAACAAATCGAGGAACGGATGaagaaaaatttcgaaaagaaaGGAAAAGATGTTAAACAATCCGAAACTCAAGATGAATTAGAAGGAGATGATGATAAACATCACGAAGATTTATATgatgaagaaataaatgaTGTATTAAGTAGCGAGGTTAATATCATTAACAATGAAGATGAGAATAAAGATGAGGAAAAAACTAATGGAAAAGAAGAAACGGTTGATGTAAATGACGAATCGAAAGAGGCGAATGTAGAAAATGTGATGGAAGATAAAGGACAtcaaaaagttgaaatttCCCAGAACATTGATGATGCTTGTGTAAaggaaattattgaaaaagatGATGTGAATGAATCGATGGAAGTACAattggaaaattaa
- the LOC111420421 gene encoding fatty acyl-CoA reductase 1-like has protein sequence MRSPIVEFYTGKTVFITGATGFMGKVLLEKLIRSVPDIKKIYILLRPKKGYTPKERIKQLTNSDIFTFNDLNEKANEKIEAVCGDITKEGFDMSLNDREKLVDEVSVVFHIAASVRMDLSLKEAVITNTKSTYELFKFCMDMKNLQSVVHLSTAYCNVEIENMEEKVYPIDVDPYKIIDIVEWMDEKCLNVITKRLLGPHPNTYTFTKRLAEIIAVDMGDKIPLIITRPSIVVPSLSEPTPGWVDNFYGPMGMFVASAKGILKSGLVDGDSVPEVIPVDFAINSVICCGYERAKTNYLSTPTINITNRFPYTWRYITDVFVATARKEPFKHALWYPEIYITKSYCIFMTVSFIFQLIPALLVDFILIIFFQKPFLVTIQKRLMLSMQTVRHFTVRKWTFDNSKCIKLEEKLDKADKEIFYGVITKDVDLKEYAVNSYNAVKKYLLNDDSKNIELYRLRNKIFYFLNLFIKFYLLYVVLNWCYVCLSYWF, from the exons atgagAAGTCCAATTGTTGAATTTTACACTGGAAAAACTGTGTTTATCACAGGAGCAACGGGTTTTATGGGAAAAGttcttttagaaaaattaatcagGAGTGTACCcgatattaagaaaatctaCATTTTATTGCGACCCAAAAAAGGTTACACTCCCAAAGAAAGAATTAAGCAATTAACGAATAGCgat atTTTCACCTTTAACGATTTAAACGAAAAAGCCAACGAAAAAATTGAAGCGGTTTGCGGGGATATAACCAAAGAAGGTTTTGATATGTCGCTAAATGATAGGGAAAAATTAGTTGATGAAGTATCCGTTGTGTTTCACATCGCCGCTTCCGTTCGCATGGACCTTTCATTAAAAGAAGCTGTTATTACAAATACTAAATCAACTTACGagttgtttaaattttgtatggacatgaaaaatttgcaa TCGGTTGTTCATTTATCCACCGCTTATTGCAACGTCGAAATTGAGAATATGGAGGAGAAAGTGTACCCAATTGATGTTGATCCATACAAGATTATTGATATAGTGGAGTGGATGGATGAAAAGTGCTTAAATGTTATTACTAAAAGGTTATTAGGTCCTCATCCAAATACTTATACGTTTACTAAACGACTTGCTGAAATTATAGCCGTTGATATGGGTGATAAAATACCATTAATTATAACAAGACCATCAATTG ttgttcCTTCTTTGTCTGAACCAACGCCTGGTTGGGTTGATAATTTTTATGGCCCCATGGGAATGTTTGTAGCGAGTGCAAAAGGGATTTTGAAATCAGGTTTAGTGGATGGCGATAGTGTACCGGAAGTTATTCCCGTGGATTTCGCCATAAATAGCGTGATATGTTGTGGATACGAAAGAGCAAAGACCaa TTATTTATCAACGCCTACAATAAACATAACTAATAGATTTCCATACACTTGGCGTTATATAACTGATGTATTTGTTGCAACAGCGCGTAAAGAACCATTCAAACATGCTCTTTGGTATCCTGAAATATACATTACAAAATCTTATTGTATATTTATGACTGTATCCTTTATCTTTCAATTAATTCCAGCATTGTTGGTCGATTTCATATTAATCATCTTCTTTCAAAAACCTTT TTTGGTTACCATTCAAAAGCGTCTCATGTTATCAATGCAAACTGTGCGGCACTTTACAGTCAGAAAATGGACATTTGATAACAGCAAATGTATTAAACTAGAAGAAAAACTAGACAAAGCTGATAAGGAAATATTTTACGGTGTAATAACCAAAGATGTAGATTTAAAGGAATACGCTGTTAACAGTTACAATGCGGTTaagaaatatttgttaaacgaCGATTCGAAGAACATTGAGCTGTACCGCTTACGGaacaaaat ATTTTACTTTCTGAATCTCTTCATTAAATTCTATTTGTTGTACGTGGTGTTAAATTGGTGCTATGTATGTCTTAGCTATTGgttctaa